The genomic stretch CGGATGACCTTGGCCTGCTCTGGTCAGAAGTAGAGTGGCCGTTTGATCCAGAGCGAATGCAGAAAAGCGCGGTTGAGTTTCATGAGGTCGTCCATAAGGTGTTTAAGCAGACTGCAGTAATTCCGTTCCGTCTCCTGTCCGTCTTTGATGACCAGCAGGCGTTCACCGCCTTTGCCGCCGAAAATCGCCAGCGCTTTCTGCAAGACTTAAGCCGTCTCAAGGACTTTGTGCAGATGGAGTGCGTCATCTATCCCGCGCCTTCACAGGTTCAAATCGACCGCAGTTCCGGCAAAGCCTATCTTCAGCAGAAAGCCGTGGCCTTGCGATCTTCAGAAGGATTTGCGCAGGCCACGCGGGATGCTCTGGCTCATTTGAGCAGGGACGTTCGCGTCCGCGAAGGCAAGAACGGGACGCGCATCTTTGCGCTGGTGGAGCGAGGGCGCGAGAATGATTTTCGCCGGGCGGTGACTGCCGTGCCCATCCCAACACACCTGTCGCGGCGCATGAGTGGCCCCTGGCCGGCCGCTGAGTTCCTGAGCGAACAGGTCAAAATGCCTCAGATAAACGGGACTGCCG from Terriglobia bacterium encodes the following:
- a CDS encoding GvpL/GvpF family gas vesicle protein, with protein sequence MSRVLVYCGFRHAPELALPALGVNAAPVQLAASDDLGLLWSEVEWPFDPERMQKSAVEFHEVVHKVFKQTAVIPFRLLSVFDDQQAFTAFAAENRQRFLQDLSRLKDFVQMECVIYPAPSQVQIDRSSGKAYLQQKAVALRSSEGFAQATRDALAHLSRDVRVREGKNGTRIFALVERGRENDFRRAVTAVPIPTHLSRRMSGPWPAAEFLSEQVKMPQINGTAGAQ